The genomic DNA GGCTTTGGGCCGAAGGCGAGCTGAAAGGCCGTTGTTCATCAGTAGACTGGTACGTTTGACGAGTATTTGATCCGCCTGGCACACCTGGTACCCCTTCGCCTTATTTTCCCAGTTAACAAAGACTAGCAATCACCTCGAAAGAATTTTGAACAGGCAACAGCATGAAGCGGATAACTGGGAGCTTACGCATGCGCAAAGGCCAGACGACATCAAGTATCTTGAACATCATGAGGCAGCAAAAGCCAAGTCTGAAATGAAATCGACAGCAGAAAGCTGTTCAAGACCGGCTCCAGCGCAGCAGAACACTCCGTCCCAGAAAAATCGCCAGTCATTGCGACGCAGCATGCAGGGTGATGGTTCAGCGTCAGAGACAAAATCTGCCCCTAGGACAGCTTCTGTTTTCAGTCTCAATGACGACGTCAAGGACCGCCAGACCGATGCCCATCGAACAAAAGCATTGCCGTCTAGGCAGGTGAAACAAGGTCCTTCTCGACAAATCTCGAATCCGTCGCCCGGCTTTCTCAGGCGCAAATCCCCCAGCCCTGTCTCGTGGGTCAATCAAAATCCTGACTGGATTAGGATTTGGGATGACAAACCCCTCATATTTCCCACCACCGGCAAGAACAGGGCGTCAGTTTATCGTGATGACATTTCGCGGCTCGAAGAGGGAGAGTTCCTTAACGACAACCTCATTGGGTTCTACTTACGTTATCTTCAAGCCAATCTGGAACGAGACAACATGGCCCTGGCTGACCGGATTTACATCATGAACACCTACTTCTATCCGAAGCTGACCGATGTAAAAGCTGGCCGTGGAATCAACTACGAAGGTGTTAAATCATGGACAACGAAGATCGACCTGTTCTCGTTTGACTACATCGTCGTTCCAGTCAATGAGAGTGCCCACTGGTACCTGGCAATCGTTTGCAACCCGGGCAAGCTGCTGCGGACAACTGATGCACAACCGGGGGGCGAGAAGTTGGAACCCGCAGAGAAGTCCGCTGACAAGACCAACGAAGAGTCCAAGGCACAGTCAGCAGGAGAGGGTTCGATCGCTACCGTCGGCAAGAAGGTCGAACAAATGAGCCTGGAAGAGGCCGAAACAGAAGGTCGTTCCCGGCAAGAAGATCGGCCAAAGCAGGAGGGCCAGCCGGAGCAGGAACCCCAGCCAAAgcaagaagagaagaaaactGAAGAGGCGGGACCCAAGCCACCATCAAACAAGCTTCGTCTGCCTCGGAAAAACGCAGGAACCCCGGCTCGAAAGCAAGATCCTACTGAGGCTAGAGTGATTACCCTCGACTCGTTGGGAGTTGGACATTCCCCTACTTGCGGCAACCTCAAGTCGTACCTCGTCCGAGAAGCGAAAGACAAAAGGGGTATGGATCTTGAACCGCCCGGTACCTTTGGTATGACTGCAAAGGGCATTCCTGAGCAAGAAGATCACGCAAGTTGTGGCGCTTTCCTCCTCGGGTACATGCGAGAGTTCCTCAAGGACCCAGACGGCGTGGTCGCCAAGCTAGTTCGTAAGGAGGCACCGAGCTGGGACATTACGTCTCCCGCCATGCGCAGCGAACTAcgcaacatcatcatcgaaAAGAGAAAGGAACAGAATGAACTGGCGGcagagaagaaggccaagcgGAAGTCGAATGTCCGACCACCTGCCACTAGCAAGTCGCCGGAGAAGGGTCAAGAAGCAGAGCCTGCTACGCCGAGGACTCCTCAGCCAGTTCTTGACGCGCCAAAGAACCCGTCATCAACCGTAAAAGGATCCCCAGCAATCGATCATCTGCCGTGGaacagccgcagcagcccgCCCGCCAAGAATGACGCTGGTGTCGCCACAGCATCTCTGCCGGTTGTCAACTCTCCCACAAAACCTCAACCTACTGCAGAGTCTGAACCTGCCAGTGCCGAGGAATCTCTGCCGCGGACTGAAGCTCACACATTGAAGGTCGCCATTGCTGCGTCGTGCAAGGAGAACGGGCTCTTGGGATCCCTGGAGCAAAGCTCAGAAGGACCAAAAACGCCAGATCGCGTGATATTACGCGGTGATGGCTTCACACCCGTCCGACTGAGGACAAGTCCTCGTCATGCAGAGAAGAGACATGACATTGACGATGGTGCGCCGCGGATGATGTCGCCTCTTGTCTCTTCGCCCGTCAAGCCAACCAGCGAGAAAGATTCGGCTTCCACGGGGACCAAGTGGCAACCCGGCAACAGCGAGCTCCGCTTGCGCCAGCTGTCGTCCTCACCGGTGAAGTCGGCCCGCAAAATCAGACCAGCCGTTGACCGCTCCAAGAAGAGCATCTCCCCGAGCCAGCAGTTACTGGGTGAAATGACTTCTTCATCCGAATCAATGCAACAACATAACCCAGCACTGCAGAATGGCGAGAAAGAGGCCGAAGGACAGGGGAGCATCGTGATCAAGGACGAAGCGCCCCCAATGTCATCACCGCACAGAATGGCGAAAGGCCCTGCTGAGACAAGTCCCTACTTCACAGCGGGAACGACGTCTCGACCTGAACCATCGCCTCTGGCAATTCAAGAACCAAAAAAACATACTTTGAAGGGAGCCAGGGAGGCGACACCAAACTTGAAGCGCACTCCGACGCAGGAGACTGTGGATCTCACCATATAGCAGACAACGACTTGTATCAAGATACCCTGCTTCGTTGTGGTTGTTGAATTGGTTGAGATGGGGAGGGCAATAGAAAACCACGGGATGCTAGATCTGTCGTTAGAGGAATCAACAGAATAGTGTTGTATGTCTGCTGAAAGCTGGCGCGAAGCGTTGTTCGGGTGACGGCATGGCCCAATCCATACCTATAGATCTAGAAGGCAGGGTTTGAGGGCAACGAAGAAACTCCAATttccccccccaaaaaatTGGTTGTAATGTTCCTTGTAGCCTTGAAGAAGAGTAGAGGCTGAAGTCGTAGTTCGTACATTGTAGTACAATATCCTCTATAAATGCTTTTCCCCTTACgtccctccttctctccttctctccctcaAAGAGAGGGCACCATTCTATATGCTTTTTTTTACTCGCTTTCCGAATTCGATGCGTCATTATTGTTGCCGTTCACTTCCGGCTTTTTCAACACCTTGGGCACCTCAAAAACGTATCCTCCGTTCTTCCCTTTACCCTTGCGCATCTGCCATCTGCCAAGCCTGTGCTCCTTGCCCACGGCCGCCACGACGCAGATGCCATCTTGGCCGCGATCACCACGTTCGAAGATGGCAATGTCGTTAATCACTCCCTTCAAGCCGCCTGCGGCATCTTCTGACTTCCCCTTGGCGGCTTTCGAAGCCGCCTGCTCGGCCTCCGATGTGAGAACACCCGCTACTTCAATCTTTCGCTTGTCCTCGCTTAGACGCCATACCCTTATGCAGCCATCCCAGCTTCCGCTAAGGATGACGTCCGAGTAGGGGATCGTCTTAAGCGCCGTGATCCACCGCGGTTGCGGCGGGGGCACAATCTTCGGGTCTGGGTTATGGTCCGCCGAAGCCTCATCCGGGCGGAGGGGTTGTTCCAGGCCGTGGGCCATAGGAAAAATGTGGAGAGGTTTCTTTTTCGTGACGCTCCAGAGGGCGAGGGAGCCGTTGTCGCTACCCGTGACGAAGAGCTCGTCATCGATCATGGCGACACGGTCCATGCTGCCCTCGTGTGGCAGCGAGCGCGGGTCGACGTCTGGGCGAGACTTCTTGTCCACGGCGCCTCCACGGAAGACGAGCTGtgtctcctcggcgaccttcCACAGACGTGCTGTCCGGTCGCGGGCGCCTACACTGACGCAGCGCTCCTGAGCAAGAGCGTCGATGTCGACAATCTCGTCCTGATGACCGAACAGGGTCTCGATGTAGGCCAGCTCGTCCAAGCTCCATACTTTGACCGTTCGGTCCTTTGAGCAAGAGTAGAGCTGGTTCGTGCCGCGGCGAAAGGCGAGGCCGGTGACAGCATCGCGGTGGTGGGTGAAGACGCGGATGGGCTTGAGGGTCTCGGCGTCGTAGATGATGAGCCTGCGGTCCTCACCGCCCGTGACGACGTACTTGCCGTCCGGCGACGCGGCAACGCACAGAATCTTCTCAACGTGACGCTGAAACGTCTTTTTTGTCGCGTTGTGCAGATTGCCCCTCAGCCAGTTCTCTAGCTCGGGCTTCTtgcgcggcggcgcgggtggcttcttgggcttcttcttcgtcgtctggGGGAACTGGTGTTGCGGGAGGTCCTGTATCCTCCACTTGTGCAGGTACATGtccttggtggtggtgtagGCGTAGGgggcgttgacggcgacggaggtGAAGGTCTCGGTATTGTTGCGGAAGAAAGACGAGGTCGCGCGGTCGaaggcgaggtcgtcgacgagggcgcggtAGACTTTTCCCTTGGACTCGGCCACGTCCTCTTGTAACCGCTCGTTGATCATGTCACggtcgatctcggcggcgtcaaagCCCACATCATCCACCTGCTGCTTGACGTTCTCGAGATACCGCTCCGCCAGCCGCAGGCGGCGCTCGGCGGCCGTCTCGCCCGCGAcaccatcctcgtcctccgaTGAGCCATTGTCGCTCTCCTCCGCGGCGGAGGCTATGCcttcgtcgtccgagtcgctGCCCGAGATCGattcgtcgtcatcgtcgcgcTCATTTCGCTTCTTGGAGGCAAGTGCTGCCGTTGCTGAGGATTTCTTGCCTTTtccgccgctgctgccttTGGCGGCTACAGACGATTTCGGAGGGGCTCTGCCGGAGGTTTTGGAGGCGGCAATTCGCTTCTTGGGAGCCGCAGGGGCGTctgtcctcttcctcttcttaTTGGCGCCGGGGATTgtgaagaaggacgacatTTTGGGCAGGGCTTCTTGAGTGCCTTGCCTGGGTATCTGGGCAACTTTTTTTGCGTCCTGGCCCGCTTACATCGACGATATTTTTTTTGGAGGTGGGCTTCCcaagggaaaaaaaagttcGGTGGGTACGTATCTCGGAGAATCAGATGTCGAGGTGGGGTGCTGATGTACCCAATCAAGACCAAGACAGCTGGGGGGTGGTTTTTCCGGGCGGCAGCGGTCTGGAAAGGCAGAATTCGCCCAGGGCGGCCCGTTCGCTTCAGGCTGTAGCTTGACTGCGCGTTCCGGGGGGTAGCTCGACCGACCTTGGAGGTTGAAGGCTGACGAACGACTGACACCCATTTATCGACGAACGTGCATCACCAGAACCTTCACTTGCCTCCAACAACGAACCAAAAAACTATCAACAGCTGCCAACATGTGAGATACGAGCATTCCCGTTCAGCGTTCCTTTAAGAAGCAGCAAGCTAATACATAGTGCGCCCCGGCAGGGAGGTACTACTGGGTATCACGGGCAAGGACTTTACCATCATCGCAGCTTCCAAAGCTGCCATGCGTGGCGCGACGGTTCTCAAGGCTgccgacgacaagacgagaGCTCTCAACAAGCAAACACTGATTGCATACTCGGGCGAGTCGGGCGATACTGGTCAGTAAATGTCATGACGCTCCTACCCCGCTGGAGGTTCACCCCTCCGCGGGTCTTTCGCAATGCGGGAAGGTATGCTAACATGGGCCGACCCTCTCCAGTCCAATTCGCCGACTACATCCAAGCAAACTCCCAGCTCTACTCCATGCGCAATGAGACGGACCTCTCCCCATCTGGTCTCGCCAACTTCGTCCGCGGCGAACTCGCCTCCAGCCTGCGGTCGCGGAAGCCGTACA from Colletotrichum higginsianum IMI 349063 chromosome 3, whole genome shotgun sequence includes the following:
- a CDS encoding WD repeat domain-containing protein; this translates as MSSFFTIPGANKKRKRTDAPAAPKKRIAASKTSGRAPPKSSVAAKGSSGGKGKKSSATAALASKKRNERDDDDESISGSDSDDEGIASAAEESDNGSSEDEDGVAGETAAERRLRLAERYLENVKQQVDDVGFDAAEIDRDMINERLQEDVAESKGKVYRALVDDLAFDRATSSFFRNNTETFTSVAVNAPYAYTTTKDMYLHKWRIQDLPQHQFPQTTKKKPKKPPAPPRKKPELENWLRGNLHNATKKTFQRHVEKILCVAASPDGKYVVTGGEDRRLIIYDAETLKPIRVFTHHRDAVTGLAFRRGTNQLYSCSKDRTVKVWSLDELAYIETLFGHQDEIVDIDALAQERCVSVGARDRTARLWKVAEETQLVFRGGAVDKKSRPDVDPRSLPHEGSMDRVAMIDDELFVTGSDNGSLALWSVTKKKPLHIFPMAHGLEQPLRPDEASADHNPDPKIVPPPQPRWITALKTIPYSDVILSGSWDGCIRVWRLSEDKRKIEVAGVLTSEAEQAASKAAKGKSEDAAGGLKGVINDIAIFERGDRGQDGICVVAAVGKEHRLGRWQMRKGKGKNGGYVFEVPKVLKKPEVNGNNNDASNSESE
- a CDS encoding Sentrin-specific protease, which produces MKQVRETTPPADSPSSVSSPPHTRATNPPCDETLLKGAPSSSSDPPAPCSIPPSTPRADTAVLRLPRHQEEKALRETAHAAEGASKDEERGRLHGADGATVSSEQRAIWKRQGRSYVLWRRLFRFKRLVLTYGRQARGTAETIQRQTLSSKGGVPVLNPMNKIPRSILSGGLTGGINTLDRGKDTSQKRLPPVQYVEPSRSAKRQKTQTKDEAPRNSNVFTSGHFSLITDSPTPEPVPQKPHMVDLTESQQSTDLEVVSNRSNHELTSGSHVPEYRNVERAHSATASNKRSRRPRARSLKCAKPATPKDNFSDGEDDLMKDEGGPPKKRHTADQPKANSRTAFHLPPGVSTAKGQPEDISDDELGSQDKTSKSRHASLRDEEARKPRDHATTHSRGDMAKVNFTKSRVAQPPMLRVVRAVSGKQTLDAENLSPDERPVLRLDDDLKSLVVVDGKNECRPDYSWLGAKLASCTKIEYSTSGTPLVAVWRASSEGVGRLLVLKFAQLGDALTLGLWAEGELKGRCSSVDCNHLERILNRQQHEADNWELTHAQRPDDIKYLEHHEAAKAKSEMKSTAESCSRPAPAQQNTPSQKNRQSLRRSMQGDGSASETKSAPRTASVFSLNDDVKDRQTDAHRTKALPSRQVKQGPSRQISNPSPGFLRRKSPSPVSWVNQNPDWIRIWDDKPLIFPTTGKNRASVYRDDISRLEEGEFLNDNLIGFYLRYLQANLERDNMALADRIYIMNTYFYPKLTDVKAGRGINYEGVKSWTTKIDLFSFDYIVVPVNESAHWYLAIVCNPGKLLRTTDAQPGGEKLEPAEKSADKTNEESKAQSAGEGSIATVGKKVEQMSLEEAETEGRSRQEDRPKQEGQPEQEPQPKQEEKKTEEAGPKPPSNKLRLPRKNAGTPARKQDPTEARVITLDSLGVGHSPTCGNLKSYLVREAKDKRGMDLEPPGTFGMTAKGIPEQEDHASCGAFLLGYMREFLKDPDGVVAKLVRKEAPSWDITSPAMRSELRNIIIEKRKEQNELAAEKKAKRKSNVRPPATSKSPEKGQEAEPATPRTPQPVLDAPKNPSSTVKGSPAIDHLPWNSRSSPPAKNDAGVATASLPVVNSPTKPQPTAESEPASAEESLPRTEAHTLKVAIAASCKENGLLGSLEQSSEGPKTPDRVILRGDGFTPVRLRTSPRHAEKRHDIDDGAPRMMSPLVSSPVKPTSEKDSASTGTKWQPGNSELRLRQLSSSPVKSARKIRPAVDRSKKSISPSQQLLGEMTSSSESMQQHNPALQNGEKEAEGQGSIVIKDEAPPMSSPHRMAKGPAETSPYFTAGTTSRPEPSPLAIQEPKKHTLKGAREATPNLKRTPTQETVDLTI